A region from the Lolium perenne isolate Kyuss_39 chromosome 4, Kyuss_2.0, whole genome shotgun sequence genome encodes:
- the LOC127297565 gene encoding pollen allergen Lol p 1-like, translating into MASSSSVLLVVALFAVFLGSAHGIAKVPPGPNITAEYGDKWLDAKSTWYGKPTGAGPKDNGGACGYKNVDKAPFNGMTGCGNTPIFKDGRGCGSCFEIKCTKPESCSGEAVTVTITDDNEEPIAPYHFDLSGHAFGSMAKKGEEQKLRSAGELELQFRRVKCKYPDDTKPTFHVEKASNPNYLAILVKYVDGDGDVVAVDIKEKGKDKWTELKESWGAVWRIDTPDKLTGPFTVRYTTEGGTKSEFEDVIPEGWKADTSYSAK; encoded by the coding sequence AtggcgtcctcctcgtcggtgctccTGGTGGTGGCGCTGTTCGCCGTGTTCCTGGGCAGCGCGCATGGCATCGCGAAGGTACCACCGGGCCCCAACATCACGGCCGAGTACGGCGACAAGTGGCTGGACGCGAAGAGCACCTGGTATGGCAAGCCGACCGGCGCCGGTCCCAAGGACAACGGCGGCGCGTGCGGGTACAAGAATGTCGACAAGGCGCCGTTCAACGGCATGACCGGCTGCGGCAACACCCCCATCTTCAAGGACGGCCGTGGCTGCGGCTCCTGCTTCGAGATCAAGTGCACCAAGCCCGAGTCCTGCTCCGGCGAGGCTGTCACCGTCACAATCACCGACGACAACGAGGAGCCCATCGCACCCTACCATTTCGACCTCTCGGGCCACGCGTTCGGGTCCATGGCGAAGAAGGGCGAGGAGCAGAAGCTCCGCAGCGCCGGCGAGCTGGAGCTCCAGTTCAGGCGGGTCAAGTGCAAGTACCCGGACGACACCAAGCCGACATTCCACGTCGAGAAGGCTTCCAACCCCAACTACCTCGCTATTCTGGTGAAGTACGTCGACGGCGACGGTGACGTGGTGGCGGTGGACATAAaggagaagggcaaggacaagtgGACCGAGCTTAAGGAGTCGTGGGGAGCAGTCTGGAGGATCGACACCCCCGATAAGCTGACCGGCCCATTCACCGTCCGCTACACCACCGAGGGCGGCACCAAATCCGAATTCGAGGATGTCATCCCTGAGGGCTGGAAGGCCGACACCTCCTACTCGGCCAAGTGA